ggaaaatgctGATATAGCAGAAGTAACTTAACGCCTAATACAGCATTATAGCGCCCTGCGTCTTATCGTCTGTAACGGGGTGAGAGAATTTGTTCCGCTCCCTATGCTCCAGCCGCGTGGCCACTACGAGCAGTATGAGGTTCACTACTACCAACGCcatgccaccagcaacaaaGTAGAAGCTGTGCCCTAGCATCGTTAGCCCAGTGCTGTACCAGTTGTTGTTACGATCCTCCATCAGAAGCACATTGTGCGTGAGGTAATTGTAGAactgcagcaaccagcagacGAAGGCGATCGTTTGCGAGATGCCCGATAGCAGATTGCTGACAAATAGTACCACCATAGTGCCGGTTTTCTTGGATGCCGAAGCCGACTTGAGTACCGCCCCGATTGCACCGATGACACCTCCCAGTACGCCCAAGCCGGTACCGAGTGCGGCACCGAGCCAAAGCCAGTAGCTCATCACTTCCGGCTCGTCACGAATCATAGAGGGAACTGAAAAGAACAAGATTTTGTTATGCCTTCCGTTTGGCCCAACTCAAAAGCTTATCTCCCCGTTCCTCTCCTACCATCGATCTTGTAGTCACGCCATCCAAAGCCCACGTTtaggtgccggtggccggaaaaCAGACCAAAGTTAATCTGCCCAATGGATTCGGTGAAGTTGTTGCGCTTTGCCGAGCCCTGTATCCAGTGGTTGGTGGTAAgaccggccaccagcagccccaCCATAAGGCAGCTGGTGAAAAATGTCACAAACACGATGCTACGCGTTTTCAGGCTCATCTTTGAAGCTCACACACTATATTAACACAATTTTACTTTGTTGCAACGGATATATCTCAAAAAGATGGATGTGTAATTCTCATCTAACACCAACTATCACTAGCATAGGTAGCGCATTTTACGTTTCCTTCTGGTACACCGCATAAACGTCCTTTGGTGACTGAAACGgtatgaaaaatcaaaaacattaCTAACTCCAGGCTGTGTGGGAAGTCAAGTGGAACAATAAACTCTGCACAAAGCACGTCCAGAGCAccgagggagaaaaaggaaaaaagagaagcgTCCCGTTCAAGCCTTTTATAAACATCAAACAGAGCCTGTAACTGCAGCACGTATGCCCGTTGTATTAACCAAGAGGAACTACTGCCGAGCAACTAACGTAAACTTTACGGTGATCAGCCAGCCACCAAAACTGCACTGAGGCTTCCGGCAATACTTGCTGGGTGTTGGGTGCTTTCCAAGATCAAAGAGCAGCTATCCCAACCAACCGATTGTCTGCGATCAGATCATTGTTATTTCATCTTCACGGGAGAAATCCCACCAAACATATTGTCATCGAACTCGGCGGATAGAAAGTGAGAAGAAAAGGCACCGGGGGGCGGTTGGGAGGGAACTGAACATCGTGAGCCGTGCCACGAGGATCTCGCGATCGTCCAAAGACTGTGTTCATTGACACATTTTCAATCTGCAGACaaagtcgtcgtcgcagtTGGGCATTTACGCGATGGAATGTTGGAAGTTTTGGTGACGAAGATCACTGATCGACCCCGGTCGTCTCGCCTCGATAATTCATGATC
The sequence above is a segment of the Anopheles darlingi chromosome 2, idAnoDarlMG_H_01, whole genome shotgun sequence genome. Coding sequences within it:
- the LOC125951293 gene encoding uncharacterized protein LOC125951293 codes for the protein MSLKTRSIVFVTFFTSCLMVGLLVAGLTTNHWIQGSAKRNNFTESIGQINFGLFSGHRHLNVGFGWRDYKIDVPSMIRDEPEVMSYWLWLGAALGTGLGVLGGVIGAIGAVLKSASASKKTGTMVVLFVSNLLSGISQTIAFVCWLLQFYNYLTHNVLLMEDRNNNWYSTGLTMLGHSFYFVAGGMALVVVNLILLVVATRLEHRERNKFSHPVTDDKTQGAIMLY